A window of the Deltaproteobacteria bacterium genome harbors these coding sequences:
- a CDS encoding alpha/beta hydrolase, giving the protein MSSKRLKLYQMLTVKEGYAKSFDGTEIYFHSIGEGKIPIICCNGLAVSTFFWIYLEQHFKNRFQVVTWDYRGHGRSSLKKNPKNYTLPALTQDLLAVLKALKIKKGVFVGHSMGTQLILEFYRRYPKYVSAIVSCLGYYGHPMDYFFNISISPLIFRLIYFLGTSFPKQANLISKLFLLWNPLASWMGGILKVMNTGMISREDMNRYINHVTSVEPLLFSTLLKSSQENSAEDLLQKIKVPTLIIAGEDDQFTPAWISKKMHRLIPKSEILNIHRGTHASLVEQPDVIDLRIEKFLKERLCL; this is encoded by the coding sequence ATGTCATCCAAGCGTCTCAAACTTTATCAAATGCTCACCGTCAAAGAAGGGTATGCCAAAAGCTTTGATGGGACCGAGATCTATTTTCACTCAATCGGCGAGGGAAAGATCCCGATCATCTGTTGCAACGGTCTCGCCGTGTCGACCTTCTTCTGGATCTATCTCGAGCAGCATTTCAAAAACCGTTTTCAGGTAGTCACGTGGGACTACCGTGGCCATGGCAGGTCCTCTCTAAAAAAGAATCCGAAAAATTATACCCTGCCTGCCCTGACACAGGACCTCCTGGCGGTCCTGAAGGCGCTCAAGATCAAAAAGGGGGTCTTCGTCGGTCACAGCATGGGGACGCAACTCATCCTCGAATTCTACAGGCGGTATCCGAAGTATGTCTCCGCGATTGTCTCGTGCTTAGGATACTACGGCCATCCGATGGACTATTTTTTCAACATCAGCATCTCGCCGCTTATTTTTCGACTCATCTACTTTCTCGGCACATCGTTTCCAAAACAGGCAAACCTGATCAGCAAACTCTTCCTGCTCTGGAACCCACTTGCCTCCTGGATGGGGGGGATTTTAAAAGTCATGAATACCGGGATGATTAGTCGAGAGGACATGAATCGCTACATCAATCATGTCACATCAGTCGAACCACTCCTCTTCTCGACCCTCTTGAAGAGCTCTCAGGAGAATAGCGCCGAGGATCTCTTGCAGAAAATCAAGGTCCCGACGCTGATTATCGCCGGTGAGGATGATCAGTTCACACCCGCCTGGATTTCCAAAAAAATGCACCGCCTGATCCCAAAATCCGAGATCCTCAATATCCACCGTGGCACGCATGCCAGCCTCGTCGAGCAGCCTGATGTGATTGATCTCCGGATTGAAAAGTTTCTAAAAGAGAGGCTTTGCCTCTAA